In Candidatus Defluviilinea proxima, a single genomic region encodes these proteins:
- a CDS encoding phage tail protein, with the protein MADPFVAEIRIFPFNFAPRGWAWCDGQLLPLSQNTALFSLLGTTYGGNGKSNFALPDLQGRAPMHPGQGPGLSLHDLGETGGSDTVTLLESEIPSHSHAQMASNEDGTQGSLTSGITLSSSVGGTLYQTNTNANLVSMNPSSLVPAGGDQPHNNMQPYLTFYFCIALQGVFPPRT; encoded by the coding sequence ATGGCTGATCCTTTTGTTGCTGAGATACGAATTTTTCCATTCAACTTTGCCCCCAGAGGCTGGGCTTGGTGTGATGGGCAATTGTTACCGCTTTCGCAGAACACTGCGCTCTTTTCGTTATTAGGCACCACGTATGGTGGTAATGGCAAATCGAACTTTGCTTTACCTGATTTGCAAGGTCGTGCACCTATGCACCCGGGACAGGGGCCAGGGCTTTCGTTGCATGATCTTGGCGAAACCGGCGGCTCTGATACAGTGACTTTGCTTGAGTCGGAAATCCCCTCACATTCTCATGCACAGATGGCGTCGAATGAAGATGGTACACAAGGCTCATTAACTTCGGGAATAACTTTGTCGTCATCGGTAGGTGGAACTTTGTATCAAACAAATACAAACGCCAATCTGGTGAGTATGAATCCCAGTAGCCTTGTACCCGCTGGCGGAGATCAGCCGCACAACAATATGCAACCATACCTCACCTTTTATTTCTGTATTGCCTTGCAAGGTGTTTTTCCGCCTCGCACATGA
- a CDS encoding phage tail protein translates to MAQPYVGEIRMFAGNFAPAGWMFCEGQLLPISEYETLFQLIGTTYGGDGQSTFALPDLRGRIPIHQGDGFILAETGGVEEVTLTVNQIPAHTHPLLGSASNGGQPGPGNNLLANSTIITPYAPETPTVAMAPTAITSVGGSQPHTNFQPYLCVDFIISLYGIFPSPT, encoded by the coding sequence ATGGCACAACCTTATGTTGGTGAAATTCGAATGTTTGCTGGTAATTTTGCCCCTGCAGGCTGGATGTTCTGCGAAGGGCAGTTACTTCCCATTTCTGAGTATGAAACACTTTTTCAATTGATTGGTACAACGTATGGCGGCGATGGGCAAAGCACTTTTGCACTGCCCGATCTGCGCGGACGTATCCCGATTCACCAAGGGGATGGCTTTATTTTGGCGGAAACTGGTGGTGTGGAGGAAGTTACACTTACTGTGAATCAAATCCCCGCGCATACCCATCCTCTGTTAGGCTCTGCCTCCAATGGAGGACAACCAGGCCCGGGAAATAATTTACTGGCTAACTCTACGATCATAACGCCTTACGCTCCTGAAACCCCCACGGTGGCTATGGCCCCAACCGCCATAACCTCTGTAGGTGGAAGCCAGCCACATACAAACTTCCAGCCTTATCTGTGTGTTGATTTCATCATTTCACTCTACGGCATTTTCCCGTCGCCAACCTAA
- a CDS encoding phage tail protein → MAEPFLSEIRIMSFVFPPKGWALCNGQLLPINQNQGLFSLLGTTFGGDGRVNFALPDLRGRTPIHVGSGHTLGERGGEQAHTLSISEIPQHVHTLQASSSTGNSVNPRSISAGNVLASEPGNAYSSSATALTALHPGSVANVGGSQAHLNMQPFLTLSFCIALQGIFPSPT, encoded by the coding sequence ATGGCCGAACCGTTCCTTAGTGAGATCAGAATCATGTCGTTTGTGTTCCCACCAAAAGGTTGGGCGTTGTGTAATGGACAGTTATTGCCCATTAACCAGAATCAGGGACTTTTTTCTTTACTCGGTACTACATTTGGCGGTGACGGGCGAGTGAACTTTGCCTTGCCAGACTTAAGAGGCAGAACGCCAATTCATGTAGGCAGTGGACATACATTGGGCGAGCGTGGTGGTGAGCAGGCACACACTCTCTCGATTAGTGAGATACCGCAACATGTTCACACTCTGCAAGCAAGCAGTTCTACAGGAAATTCGGTTAATCCTCGATCCATATCTGCCGGTAATGTCCTTGCGTCAGAACCTGGAAATGCTTACTCATCCAGTGCCACAGCCCTTACTGCTCTCCATCCTGGTTCCGTGGCAAATGTGGGTGGAAGTCAGGCGCACTTAAATATGCAACCCTTTTTGACATTGAGCTTTTGCATTGCATTGCAAGGCATCTTCCCCAGCCCGACTTAG